In Polaribacter sp. Hel_I_88, the following proteins share a genomic window:
- a CDS encoding transketolase produces the protein MPTTKKLQDFTQQVRRDILRMVHKVNSGHPGGSLGCAEFFTCLYQEVMEYSTDFKMDGKNEDLFFLSNGHISPVYYSVLAHSGFFPVEELNTFRLIDSRLQGHPTTHEGLPGIRIASGSLGQGMSVALGAAEAKKLNGDDKIVYTLHGDGELQEGQNWEAIMYASGKKVDNLIATIDLNGKQIDGATDDVLPMGSIKAKFEAFGWDVLEVKEGNDIEAILAGLKEAKSLTGKGKPVCILLYTEMGNGVDFMMNTHAWHGKAPNDEQLESALAQNPVTLGDY, from the coding sequence ATGCCAACAACTAAAAAATTACAAGATTTTACACAACAAGTTCGTAGAGATATTTTAAGAATGGTACACAAAGTAAATTCTGGTCATCCAGGAGGTTCTTTGGGCTGTGCAGAATTTTTTACTTGTTTGTATCAAGAAGTAATGGAGTATTCTACAGATTTTAAAATGGACGGAAAAAATGAAGATTTATTTTTTCTTTCTAATGGTCATATTTCTCCTGTTTATTACAGTGTTTTGGCTCATAGTGGCTTTTTTCCAGTAGAAGAATTAAACACATTTAGATTGATAGATTCTCGTTTACAAGGTCATCCAACAACACATGAAGGTTTGCCAGGAATTAGAATTGCTTCTGGTTCTTTAGGACAAGGAATGTCTGTGGCTTTAGGTGCTGCAGAAGCAAAAAAATTAAATGGTGATGACAAAATAGTCTATACTTTACATGGTGATGGAGAATTGCAAGAAGGGCAAAACTGGGAAGCAATTATGTATGCTTCTGGTAAAAAAGTAGACAATTTAATTGCAACTATCGATTTAAATGGAAAGCAAATTGATGGTGCTACAGATGATGTCTTACCAATGGGAAGTATCAAAGCAAAATTTGAAGCTTTTGGTTGGGACGTTTTAGAAGTAAAAGAAGGAAATGATATTGAAGCAATTTTAGCGGGACTAAAAGAGGCAAAATCATTAACAGGAAAAGGTAAACCAGTTTGTATTTTACTATATACAGAAATGGGGAATGGTGTAGATTTTATGATGAATACACACGCTTGGCATGGAAAAGCACCAAATGACGAGCAGTTAGAGAGTGCTTTGGCTCAAAATCCTGTAACTTTAGGAGATTATTAG
- a CDS encoding dicarboxylate/amino acid:cation symporter: MKKLELHWQILIGMVVGILFGLGMTAIDGGAKFILNWINPFGTIFVKLLKLIAVPLIIASLVKGISDLKDISKFKNIGLRTIAIYIGTTVIAITIGLLLVNVVKPGNGISEETITKLTETYANSGDVQSKLSEASKQRDTGPLQFLEDMVPDNAIKALGDNTSMLQVIFFTIFLGISMLLVGEKRAKPLKDFFDSLNEVVLKMVDLIMLSAPYAVFALLANVVVSSNDPDLLIALLKYALTVVGGLLLMVSFYMLLVSIFTKKNPFWFLKQLSPAQLLAFSTSSSAATLPVTMERVEEHIGVDKEVSSFVLPVGATINMDGTSLYQAVAAVFIAQALGFDLTFTGQLTIILTALLASIGSAAVPGAGMVMLVIVLESVNFPADKLAIGLALIFAVDRPLDMCRTVINVTGDATVASLVAKSVGKLHDNPKPKNWDDDYDDVK, from the coding sequence ATGAAAAAATTAGAATTACATTGGCAAATTTTAATAGGAATGGTTGTTGGAATCCTTTTTGGATTGGGGATGACAGCTATTGATGGAGGAGCAAAATTTATTTTAAATTGGATAAATCCGTTCGGAACAATTTTTGTAAAACTCTTAAAATTAATTGCAGTTCCTTTAATTATTGCATCTTTAGTAAAAGGAATATCAGACTTAAAAGACATTTCTAAATTTAAAAATATTGGTTTAAGAACCATAGCAATTTATATTGGTACTACTGTAATTGCTATTACAATTGGTTTGTTGTTGGTAAATGTTGTAAAACCAGGAAATGGAATATCCGAAGAAACAATTACAAAACTAACAGAAACGTATGCAAATAGTGGAGATGTACAATCTAAATTATCGGAAGCTTCTAAACAAAGAGATACAGGACCTTTGCAGTTTTTAGAAGACATGGTTCCAGACAATGCCATAAAAGCTTTGGGCGATAATACATCTATGTTACAAGTAATTTTCTTTACTATTTTTCTTGGAATTTCGATGTTATTAGTTGGAGAAAAAAGAGCAAAACCACTAAAAGATTTCTTTGATTCTTTAAATGAAGTTGTTCTTAAAATGGTCGATTTAATTATGCTTTCTGCTCCTTATGCAGTTTTTGCATTATTGGCAAACGTGGTGGTTTCGTCTAATGATCCAGATTTATTAATTGCACTTTTAAAATATGCACTTACAGTAGTGGGTGGTTTGTTATTAATGGTTTCTTTTTATATGCTTTTGGTAAGTATTTTTACAAAAAAGAACCCATTTTGGTTTTTAAAGCAATTAAGTCCTGCACAATTATTGGCATTTTCTACAAGTTCAAGTGCAGCAACTTTACCTGTAACTATGGAGCGTGTTGAAGAGCACATAGGAGTTGATAAAGAAGTTTCTAGTTTTGTACTGCCTGTTGGAGCAACAATTAATATGGATGGAACTTCTTTATACCAAGCAGTTGCAGCCGTTTTTATTGCACAAGCACTTGGTTTCGATTTAACGTTTACAGGGCAATTAACCATTATTTTAACAGCATTGTTAGCGTCAATTGGTTCTGCAGCAGTTCCTGGAGCAGGAATGGTAATGTTGGTAATTGTTTTAGAATCTGTTAATTTTCCTGCAGATAAATTAGCCATTGGTTTGGCATTAATTTTTGCTGTGGATAGACCTTTAGACATGTGTAGAACCGTAATTAATGTTACTGGTGATGCAACTGTGGCTAGTTTAGTAGCAAAATCTGTTGGTAAATTACACGATAACCCAAAGCCTAAAAATTGGGATGATGATTATGATGATGTAAAATAG
- the bshA gene encoding N-acetyl-alpha-D-glucosaminyl L-malate synthase BshA, with protein MKIGIVCYPTFGGSGVVATELGMALADKGHEVHFITYNQPVRLDFISHKLHFHQVLIEEYPLFQYQPYELALSSKMVEVVKKYELEVLHVHYAIPHAYAAYMAKQMLKEKGINVKVVTTLHGTDITLVGSHPTYKTAVEFSINNSDVVTAVSNNLKETTNQLFNIKKDIKVIYNFIDVNKYSKAESEECKRSALAKPNERILTHISNFRPVKRVEDVIKVFYEVQKEIPSKLLMIGEGPDRKKAELLTKQLGIKSKVFFLGNSTEIDKILCYSDVFLLPSRTESFGLAALEAMAAKTAIISTNTGGLPEVNINGETGFLSNLGDVEDMAKNAISILKHDDVLECFKLNAQEHTKRFSLENILPVYEEIYKSCYKSEVK; from the coding sequence ATGAAAATAGGAATTGTTTGTTATCCAACTTTTGGGGGAAGTGGAGTAGTAGCAACAGAATTAGGAATGGCTTTAGCAGATAAAGGACATGAAGTTCATTTTATAACTTACAATCAACCAGTTCGTTTAGATTTTATATCACACAAATTACATTTTCATCAAGTTTTAATAGAAGAATATCCATTGTTTCAATATCAACCTTATGAGTTAGCATTGTCTAGCAAAATGGTGGAAGTTGTAAAAAAATATGAGTTAGAAGTTTTACATGTGCATTATGCAATTCCACACGCTTATGCTGCTTATATGGCAAAACAAATGCTAAAAGAAAAAGGGATTAATGTGAAAGTTGTAACAACTTTACATGGTACAGATATTACGTTGGTTGGAAGTCATCCTACCTATAAAACAGCAGTAGAATTTAGTATTAATAATTCTGATGTGGTTACAGCAGTTTCAAATAATTTGAAAGAAACTACAAATCAGCTTTTTAATATTAAAAAAGACATCAAAGTTATCTATAATTTTATTGATGTAAATAAATATAGTAAGGCAGAAAGTGAAGAATGTAAAAGGAGTGCTTTAGCAAAACCCAATGAGCGTATTTTAACGCACATTAGTAATTTTAGGCCTGTAAAAAGAGTAGAAGATGTTATTAAAGTTTTCTACGAAGTTCAAAAAGAAATTCCGTCTAAATTATTAATGATTGGTGAAGGGCCAGATAGAAAAAAAGCAGAACTTTTAACAAAACAATTAGGCATTAAAAGTAAGGTCTTCTTTTTAGGAAATAGTACAGAAATCGATAAGATTTTATGTTATTCAGATGTTTTTCTACTACCTTCTAGAACAGAAAGTTTTGGTTTGGCAGCATTAGAAGCAATGGCTGCAAAAACCGCAATAATTTCTACAAATACAGGTGGTTTACCAGAGGTAAATATTAATGGAGAAACTGGTTTTTTAAGCAATTTAGGTGATGTTGAAGATATGGCTAAAAATGCAATTTCTATTTTAAAGCACGATGATGTTTTAGAATGTTTTAAACTCAATGCTCAAGAACATACCAAGCGTTTTTCTTTAGAAAACATTTTACCTGTTTACGAGGAAATTTATAAATCTTGTTACAAAAGCGAAGTTAAATAA
- a CDS encoding sulfurtransferase has product MSLKLNTSLISVDWLLSNLENEHLIILDATIPKVTLKTEEVLEEKNQIKNARFFDIQSVFSDVHAPYPNTVLSPEEFEVKAQKLGINNTSCIVVYDDLGIYSSPRVWWLFQLMGFTNIAVLNGGFPEWKRKEYPTEQPNFHQPKKGNFKVNYQPQKVKFTRDVLSAIENNKMLIADARSKGRFYATEPEPRKGLKGGHIPNSISFPISDIIVDGKLKSAEELNKIFKEKNPTNKEFIFSCGSGITAAVLALGAEMAGFKNHTVYDGSWTEWASTENLPIEK; this is encoded by the coding sequence ATGTCTTTAAAATTAAACACGTCTTTAATTTCTGTAGATTGGTTGTTATCTAATTTAGAAAACGAACATCTCATAATTTTAGATGCGACAATTCCAAAAGTAACCTTAAAAACTGAAGAAGTACTTGAAGAAAAAAATCAAATTAAAAATGCCAGATTTTTTGATATTCAAAGTGTTTTTTCTGATGTACATGCACCATATCCAAATACTGTATTATCACCAGAAGAATTTGAAGTGAAAGCACAAAAATTAGGCATCAACAATACTAGTTGTATTGTTGTTTATGATGATTTAGGCATTTATTCTTCACCAAGAGTTTGGTGGCTTTTTCAATTGATGGGTTTTACAAATATTGCAGTTTTAAATGGAGGTTTTCCTGAATGGAAAAGGAAAGAATATCCAACTGAACAACCAAATTTTCATCAACCCAAAAAAGGAAATTTTAAGGTTAATTATCAACCTCAAAAGGTGAAATTTACAAGGGATGTTTTATCAGCAATAGAAAATAATAAGATGCTTATTGCAGATGCTCGTTCAAAAGGACGATTTTATGCAACTGAACCAGAACCAAGAAAAGGGCTAAAAGGAGGTCATATTCCAAATTCCATTAGTTTTCCTATTTCTGATATTATTGTTGATGGCAAATTAAAATCTGCAGAAGAATTAAATAAAATCTTTAAAGAAAAGAATCCTACAAATAAAGAGTTTATATTTTCTTGTGGCTCAGGAATTACTGCAGCTGTTTTAGCTTTGGGAGCTGAAATGGCTGGTTTTAAAAATCATACTGTTTATGATGGTTCTTGGACAGAATGGGCATCCACAGAAAATTTACCAATAGAAAAATAA
- a CDS encoding PIN domain-containing protein — protein sequence MKTVFFDTNVMLDFLGERKLFYETASKLITLSERGSFRIVVSPVSFVNTNYILSKYENSKAALEKIGKFKVICQVSRIDSMMIEKSLQSSFTDFEDAVQYFSALDFGCEIIITRDSKGFKKSTIPVMSPDEFLNSLQY from the coding sequence ATGAAAACTGTTTTTTTCGATACAAATGTAATGCTAGATTTTCTTGGAGAGAGGAAATTGTTTTATGAAACTGCTTCAAAATTGATTACTTTATCAGAAAGAGGTAGTTTTAGAATTGTAGTTTCTCCAGTTTCTTTTGTAAACACAAATTATATCTTATCTAAATATGAAAATAGTAAAGCAGCATTAGAAAAAATAGGAAAATTTAAAGTGATTTGTCAAGTTTCACGAATTGATAGTATGATGATTGAAAAAAGTTTACAATCTAGTTTTACTGATTTTGAAGATGCTGTTCAATATTTTAGTGCTTTAGATTTTGGTTGTGAAATTATAATTACAAGAGACTCAAAAGGATTTAAAAAATCTACAATTCCAGTAATGTCTCCAGATGAATTTTTAAATTCTCTACAATATTAA
- a CDS encoding DUF6364 family protein — protein MDSKLTLKLDKSVIEQAKQYAKEQQISLSRLIENYLASLTQKDKSNKKEIEISPFVKSIATGVSLPNDFNYKEEIADYLLEKYK, from the coding sequence ATGGATTCTAAATTAACATTAAAACTAGATAAATCTGTTATTGAACAGGCAAAACAATACGCAAAAGAGCAACAGATAAGCTTGTCAAGATTGATAGAAAACTATTTGGCTTCTTTGACTCAAAAAGATAAATCAAACAAAAAAGAAATTGAAATTTCTCCGTTTGTAAAAAGTATTGCTACAGGAGTTAGTTTACCAAACGATTTCAATTATAAAGAAGAAATTGCTGATTATTTATTGGAAAAATATAAATAA
- a CDS encoding IS1182 family transposase, giving the protein MSRKVVFKTYTQDQLSLLPPSYDDLVPKNHPVRIVNTIIDHVDISKLEESYKGGGTSSYHPRMLLKILIYAYLRNLYSSRKIEQALSENIHFMWLSGQNKPDHNTINDFRGKRLQEHFKPIFHQVVLLLVEQGVISLKDIFVDGTKIEANANRYTFVWGKSIKTSKTRIEKQLKELWSYVEKVYKEEQHIPNTPDFEQINAEQVEATIDKINEVLQGKVIDKKVKQKLNYAKKNWPANLAKYEKQEAILQGRNSYSKTDNDATFMRMKDDHMQNGQLKPAYNIQASTNNQYLTNYTLAQTTADTTTLKEHLNNHIENYDQTPETLTADAGYGSEENYTDLEDKEITAFVKYNYFHKEQLDKKRGKTNPFHPNELHYNREKDLYYCPIGQEMKLIDTYKRNTKNGFIQEIHRYQAQNCKGCPLRTLCHKSKTNRVIERNYNLIRLKSKAKILLNSEQGIAKRKQRCWDVEAVFGNIKQNMNFKRFMLRGTRKVNVEIGLIAMAHNLKKYSLTI; this is encoded by the coding sequence ATGAGCAGAAAAGTTGTTTTTAAGACTTACACTCAAGATCAGTTGAGTCTTTTACCTCCCAGTTATGATGATTTAGTTCCAAAGAATCATCCAGTTCGTATTGTTAATACGATTATAGACCATGTAGATATTAGTAAATTAGAAGAGAGTTATAAAGGTGGAGGCACCTCAAGCTATCACCCAAGAATGTTGCTAAAAATATTAATTTATGCTTATTTACGTAATTTATATTCTTCAAGAAAAATAGAACAAGCTTTATCAGAGAACATCCATTTTATGTGGTTAAGTGGACAAAACAAACCTGATCATAACACAATTAATGATTTTAGAGGTAAAAGACTTCAAGAACATTTCAAGCCCATATTCCATCAAGTAGTTTTACTGCTTGTTGAGCAAGGAGTTATCAGTTTAAAAGATATTTTTGTAGATGGTACTAAAATAGAAGCCAATGCAAATCGCTATACTTTTGTTTGGGGTAAATCTATTAAAACCAGTAAAACTCGCATTGAAAAACAGTTGAAAGAGCTTTGGTCTTATGTAGAGAAGGTTTACAAAGAGGAACAACATATACCCAATACACCAGATTTTGAGCAGATAAATGCGGAGCAAGTTGAAGCTACAATTGATAAAATAAATGAAGTTTTACAAGGCAAAGTAATTGATAAAAAAGTAAAGCAGAAGCTGAATTATGCCAAGAAAAACTGGCCAGCTAATTTAGCGAAATATGAAAAACAAGAAGCTATTTTACAGGGTAGAAATAGTTATAGTAAAACTGATAATGACGCTACTTTTATGCGAATGAAAGATGATCATATGCAAAATGGACAACTCAAACCTGCCTATAATATACAAGCCTCTACCAACAATCAATACCTTACCAATTACACTTTAGCACAAACCACAGCAGACACCACTACTTTAAAAGAACACCTTAACAATCATATCGAAAATTATGACCAAACTCCAGAGACGCTCACAGCAGATGCAGGCTATGGAAGTGAAGAAAATTATACAGATTTAGAAGATAAAGAAATTACCGCTTTTGTAAAATACAATTACTTCCATAAAGAGCAATTAGATAAAAAAAGAGGAAAAACAAATCCTTTCCATCCTAATGAATTACATTATAATAGAGAGAAAGATCTTTATTACTGTCCTATAGGACAAGAAATGAAACTTATAGATACTTATAAAAGAAATACTAAGAACGGATTTATCCAAGAAATACACAGATACCAAGCACAAAACTGTAAAGGTTGCCCTTTAAGAACACTATGTCATAAATCAAAAACAAATCGAGTTATAGAAAGGAATTATAATTTAATACGATTAAAATCAAAAGCTAAAATATTACTCAACTCTGAACAAGGCATTGCAAAGCGAAAACAACGCTGTTGGGATGTAGAAGCTGTTTTTGGAAATATCAAACAAAACATGAACTTTAAACGATTTATGCTAAGAGGAACACGTAAAGTAAATGTTGAAATAGGGCTAATTGCAATGGCACATAACTTAAAAAAGTACAGTTTAACTATTTAG
- a CDS encoding ABC transporter ATP-binding protein yields the protein MKFVSENIVLKTENITIGYQFKKVQNIVASKIDIAIEKGKLVTVLGKNGIGKSTFLRTIAKVQEPLQGEIFINQKNIKKFTNKDLSTVLSLVLTERLPESQMTVFELVALGRQPYTNWIDSLSETDLVKINWAIEQTEINHLKGKFFYELSDGQLQRVLIARALAQDTDIIILDEPTAHLDLHHTIKIFSLLKKLVSETSKTIILSTHEVNLAIQFANEIILFADDKIFTGNPTELITKNAFDNLFPKEIVVFNRNLQQFIINKK from the coding sequence GTGAAATTCGTGTCTGAAAATATTGTCCTAAAAACTGAAAACATAACTATTGGTTATCAATTTAAAAAAGTACAAAATATTGTAGCTTCAAAGATTGATATTGCTATTGAAAAAGGAAAACTTGTTACTGTTTTAGGTAAAAACGGAATCGGAAAATCGACTTTTTTGAGAACCATTGCTAAAGTGCAAGAACCTTTACAGGGCGAAATTTTCATCAACCAAAAAAATATAAAAAAATTTACCAATAAAGATCTTTCTACAGTTTTAAGTTTGGTGTTAACTGAACGCTTGCCAGAAAGTCAGATGACCGTTTTTGAATTGGTGGCTTTAGGAAGACAACCTTACACAAATTGGATTGATTCGCTTTCTGAAACTGATTTAGTAAAAATAAATTGGGCAATTGAGCAAACTGAAATCAATCACTTAAAAGGTAAATTCTTTTATGAATTGAGTGATGGACAATTGCAACGCGTTTTAATTGCAAGAGCTTTGGCACAAGATACAGACATTATTATATTAGATGAACCCACTGCTCATTTAGATTTGCATCACACTATAAAAATATTTTCTTTATTAAAAAAATTGGTTTCTGAAACTTCTAAAACTATTATTTTATCAACTCACGAAGTAAACTTAGCGATTCAGTTTGCAAATGAGATTATTTTATTTGCTGATGACAAAATATTTACAGGAAACCCAACAGAATTGATAACAAAAAATGCTTTTGACAACTTATTTCCTAAAGAAATTGTTGTTTTTAACAGAAATTTGCAACAATTTATAATAAACAAAAAGTAA
- a CDS encoding DUF937 domain-containing protein, translated as MAGILDLLNSDLGKQIVSGVAGSTGTDSSKTSSVLTMALPVLMKAMERNAATPEGAKSLQNALENKHDGSILNNLGGLFGGGVDDAVKQDGAGILSHILGAKQQGVEQVIGQKAGLDASSVANILKIAAPLVMGMLGKQKKEQNVSSAGDLTGLLGGLLGGNSPANDQSFLEKILDADGDGSVIDDVAGMFLGGDKKSSKSGLGGMLGGMFGK; from the coding sequence ATGGCAGGAATTTTAGATTTATTAAATAGCGATTTAGGAAAACAAATAGTATCTGGTGTAGCAGGTTCTACTGGTACAGATTCAAGTAAAACAAGTAGCGTTTTAACAATGGCTTTACCAGTTTTAATGAAAGCGATGGAAAGAAATGCAGCAACTCCAGAAGGTGCAAAAAGTTTACAGAATGCTTTAGAAAATAAACATGATGGAAGTATTTTAAACAATCTTGGAGGTTTATTTGGTGGTGGAGTTGATGATGCTGTAAAGCAAGATGGAGCAGGAATTTTAAGCCATATTTTAGGCGCTAAACAACAAGGAGTTGAACAAGTTATTGGACAAAAAGCTGGCTTGGATGCTAGTTCTGTAGCCAATATTTTAAAAATTGCTGCACCTTTAGTAATGGGTATGTTAGGGAAACAAAAGAAAGAACAAAATGTAAGCTCTGCTGGAGATTTAACAGGACTTTTAGGTGGTTTATTAGGTGGTAACTCTCCAGCTAACGATCAAAGTTTTCTTGAAAAAATTTTAGATGCTGATGGTGATGGAAGTGTTATTGATGATGTTGCTGGAATGTTTTTAGGTGGTGATAAAAAATCTTCTAAAAGTGGACTTGGAGGAATGCTTGGTGGAATGTTTGGAAAATAG
- a CDS encoding M28 family metallopeptidase has product MKKILYMASAVAFMACSSSKDATNNEDANVDQAAKYAATITAKDLGAHLFTYASDEFEGRETGEPGQKKAVEYLKNFYVSNEIVSPLGGDDYFQEVPAEWINKNTRRGKYNDSENVVAFIKGSEKPDEIIVISAHLDHEGIKGEEIYNGADDDGSGTVAMLEIAEAFQMAVKAGKGPKRSILFLHVTGEEKGLLGSKYYTDEDPIFPLANTVCDLNIDMIGRTDDRHKANPNYVYLIGSDKLSTELHTLSEEINAKYTNINLDYKYNDENDPNRFYYRSDHYNFAKNNVPIIFYFNGTHVDYHKPTDTPDKINYELLENRTRLVFHTAWEVANRENRIIADKAEVKKETGK; this is encoded by the coding sequence ATGAAAAAAATACTTTATATGGCTAGTGCAGTCGCTTTTATGGCTTGCAGTTCTAGTAAAGATGCGACTAACAACGAGGACGCAAATGTAGATCAGGCTGCAAAATATGCAGCTACAATTACAGCTAAAGATTTAGGTGCTCACTTATTTACATATGCTTCAGATGAGTTTGAAGGTAGAGAAACTGGAGAACCTGGACAGAAAAAAGCCGTAGAATATTTAAAGAATTTTTATGTAAGTAACGAAATTGTATCGCCTTTAGGTGGTGATGATTACTTTCAAGAAGTGCCTGCAGAATGGATTAATAAAAATACACGTAGAGGAAAATATAACGATTCAGAAAATGTAGTAGCATTTATTAAAGGATCTGAAAAGCCAGACGAAATTATTGTTATTTCTGCGCATTTAGATCACGAAGGTATTAAAGGTGAAGAAATTTACAATGGTGCTGATGATGATGGTTCTGGAACAGTTGCTATGTTAGAAATTGCAGAAGCATTTCAAATGGCTGTAAAAGCAGGAAAAGGGCCAAAGAGATCTATCTTATTTTTACACGTAACTGGTGAAGAAAAAGGTTTGTTAGGTTCTAAATATTATACTGATGAAGATCCTATTTTTCCTTTGGCAAATACAGTTTGTGATTTAAATATTGACATGATTGGTAGAACTGATGACAGACATAAAGCAAATCCGAACTATGTTTATTTAATTGGTTCTGATAAATTAAGTACAGAATTGCATACTTTATCTGAAGAAATAAATGCTAAATACACAAACATAAATTTAGATTATAAATATAATGATGAGAATGATCCAAATCGTTTTTACTACAGATCTGATCATTATAATTTCGCTAAAAACAATGTGCCAATTATTTTTTACTTTAATGGTACACACGTAGATTACCATAAACCAACTGATACACCTGACAAAATTAATTATGAATTGTTAGAAAACAGAACACGTTTGGTTTTCCATACTGCTTGGGAAGTTGCCAACAGAGAAAACAGAATTATAGCTGATAAAGCTGAAGTTAAAAAAGAAACAGGAAAGTAA
- a CDS encoding asparagine synthetase B, with the protein MKKLLLIFSFLLISNSIWASFIYVPMNHDNQRNHLKAYGIVYFGLEAGLKSKWLLNYDGGAFLIENNKAIENECKIRGVSYQVISDAKAQLILQEISAPSSNQEAVTLEKAPKIAVYSPKDKMPWDDAVTMVLTYAEIPFDVIYDKDVLADKLLIYEWLHLHHEDFTGQYGKFYGSFRTTPWYIDAKLSAEKLASELGYNKVSEEKLAVAKKIRDYVIGGGFMFAMCSATDSFDIALAAEGVDIAEAMFDGDASEMNYQSKINFNKTFAFTDFELERNPITYEFSSIDMTRKRRIPKTSDYFSLIEFSAKWDPVPTMLTQNHTTLVKGFMGQTTSFDRNTVKSNVLVLGENKTNREARYIHGTKGKGMFTFYGGHDPEDYTHRVGDPKTELDLHPTSPGYRLILNNVLFPAAKKKKQKT; encoded by the coding sequence ATGAAAAAACTCTTATTAATATTTTCTTTCCTACTAATTTCAAATTCAATTTGGGCATCTTTTATTTATGTGCCAATGAATCACGATAACCAAAGAAATCATTTAAAAGCATATGGAATTGTGTATTTTGGTTTGGAAGCAGGCTTAAAATCGAAATGGTTATTAAACTATGATGGAGGTGCCTTTTTAATCGAAAATAATAAAGCCATTGAGAACGAATGTAAAATAAGAGGTGTTTCTTATCAAGTAATTTCAGATGCAAAAGCGCAATTAATTTTACAAGAAATTTCTGCTCCATCCTCAAACCAAGAAGCAGTAACTTTAGAGAAAGCACCGAAAATTGCAGTGTATTCGCCAAAAGACAAAATGCCTTGGGATGATGCAGTAACTATGGTTTTAACCTATGCAGAAATCCCTTTTGATGTTATTTACGATAAAGATGTTTTAGCAGATAAACTCCTGATTTATGAGTGGTTGCATCTGCATCATGAAGATTTTACAGGTCAGTATGGAAAATTTTACGGTTCATTTAGAACAACTCCTTGGTATATTGATGCAAAATTAAGTGCAGAAAAATTAGCATCAGAATTAGGTTACAATAAAGTATCCGAAGAAAAATTAGCAGTTGCAAAAAAAATTAGAGACTACGTAATTGGTGGTGGTTTTATGTTTGCTATGTGTTCTGCAACCGATAGTTTTGATATTGCTTTAGCTGCAGAAGGTGTAGATATTGCAGAAGCCATGTTTGATGGTGATGCTTCAGAGATGAATTATCAATCTAAAATAAATTTTAATAAAACTTTTGCTTTTACAGATTTTGAACTAGAAAGAAATCCAATTACATATGAGTTTTCTTCTATTGATATGACAAGAAAACGTAGAATTCCAAAAACATCAGATTATTTTTCCTTGATAGAATTCTCTGCAAAATGGGATCCTGTTCCAACCATGTTAACTCAAAATCATACAACTTTGGTAAAAGGTTTTATGGGACAAACTACCTCTTTTGATAGAAATACTGTAAAATCTAATGTCTTAGTTTTAGGAGAAAACAAAACAAACAGAGAAGCAAGATACATTCATGGTACCAAAGGTAAAGGAATGTTTACTTTTTATGGAGGTCATGATCCAGAAGATTACACACACAGAGTTGGCGATCCAAAAACGGAACTCGATTTGCATCCAACTTCTCCTGGTTATCGTTTAATTTTAAACAATGTTTTGTTTCCTGCAGCAAAAAAGAAGAAACAGAAAACTTAG